The DNA segment TTGTACCAGTTGAAAGAATGCAGAGGTACTAAAAGTGACTTGTCTTGTGTTTCAGGAACCAGAACCTCGCCACGCTTCAGGAAAGAGATTCATCGGATCCACAAGAAGTCAATCTCTACCTTTCCATCACTGCTGCCTTgaagaatttttttcttttcttgtttttgcCGTGCCGCGGGGTTCCACAAACAACCGAGACTCAAAGCTCATTACCAGCGAAGCAGCTATGCAGCTTGAAATTCAAGTAGCGCTCAACTTTATTATTTCCTATCTCTACAACAAACTCCCCCGACGACGTGTGAATATCTTTGGCGAGGAGCTGGAGAGCTTGCTGAGGAAAAAATATGAAGGCCATTGGTATCCGGATAAGCCGTACAAAGGCTCGGGGTTCCGCTGCATCCATGTAGGGGAGAAGGTGGACCCGGTTGTGGAGCAGGCCGCTAAAGAGAGCGGGCTGGCCATAGAAGATGTCCGCAATAACCTCCCTCAGGACCTTAGCGTGTGGATTGACCCCTTTGAGGTTTCCTACCAGATCGGTGAGAAGGGAGCGGTCAAGGTGCTGTACGTGGACGATAGCAGCGAGAACGGTTCCGAGCTCGACAAGGAGATCAAGAACAGCTTTAACCCCGAGGCCCAAGTCTTTATGCCGATCACCGAGCCCGTCGGGGCCTTGTCGGAGTCCAGCTCTCCCTCCCCTCCTTTCGGCCAATCGGCCGCCGTCAGCCCCTCCTTCATGCCGCGGTCGGCCCAGCCGCTGACCTTCACCACCGCCACCTTCGCCGCAACCAAGTTCGGCTCCACCAAGATGAAAAGCAGCGGGCGCGGCAACAATAGCGCCAACGGCGGCGGTAGCagcaaggcggcggcggcggcgccgccgcggtCGTCGCCCATTGGCAACCTGGGTCTGAATGTCAACACCTTGCTGAAGCAGAAAGCCATCTCCACCTCCATGCACTCGCTGTACGGGCTGGGCCcgagtcagcagcagcagcagcagcagcagcagcagaagcagccctCGGCTCTATCCCCCAACGCCAAGGAGTTTGTGTTCCCCAACCTCCAGAGTCAGGCCAGCCCCGGAGGACCAGCATTTGCCGCCGAGGCCTCCCTGGGGCTGCCGTACAACAATGCCTTGGACGTGTTTGCAGCCTACGGAAGTCTCAACGACAAGTCCTTGGTGGATGGCCTCAACTTCAGTCTGAGCGCCATGCAGTATTCTAACCAGCAATTCCAGCCCGTCATGGCTAACTAAAAGACGGTTATTTATAAACCAAGTTGGCTCGGAAGACAGAGGGAAAAACAAAAGGCACATTTTGGAAAGTGGCGTGCTAGCGACTCGGAGAAGCTTGTCCAAACACATTCAAGCTTGGTTACTTCAATTCACCATGCgttattgcttttctttttccctttttgCCAACCGAGCACAatagtcttttattttttaccatgTTGATGAAAATAGtccccccccaaagaaaaaaaaaaaaaaaacccacaagctTCGAGTTTTGGCC comes from the Syngnathus typhle isolate RoL2023-S1 ecotype Sweden linkage group LG18, RoL_Styp_1.0, whole genome shotgun sequence genome and includes:
- the LOC133143143 gene encoding protein Tob1-like; the encoded protein is MQLEIQVALNFIISYLYNKLPRRRVNIFGEELESLLRKKYEGHWYPDKPYKGSGFRCIHVGEKVDPVVEQAAKESGLAIEDVRNNLPQDLSVWIDPFEVSYQIGEKGAVKVLYVDDSSENGSELDKEIKNSFNPEAQVFMPITEPVGALSESSSPSPPFGQSAAVSPSFMPRSAQPLTFTTATFAATKFGSTKMKSSGRGNNSANGGGSSKAAAAAPPRSSPIGNLGLNVNTLLKQKAISTSMHSLYGLGPSQQQQQQQQQQKQPSALSPNAKEFVFPNLQSQASPGGPAFAAEASLGLPYNNALDVFAAYGSLNDKSLVDGLNFSLSAMQYSNQQFQPVMAN